The following proteins are encoded in a genomic region of Nicotiana sylvestris chromosome 4, ASM39365v2, whole genome shotgun sequence:
- the LOC138890186 gene encoding uncharacterized protein, producing the protein MRDHIIGEDYELWDIVTYGLLVTTKKNAEGVDVPKTRANCTTEDLKKWEKNAKAKKWLMCGIGPDEYSRIQICSTAKEIWDTLQVAHEGTPQEGETIQEMYTRFTTLTNELKSFGRIILEQDKVEKILTRVLPVTWESKITAIQESKNIATLKLDELIGNLTSYELRRQTMKMDAPKKERGLALRKDKGTDLENDEMAMITKDFKKYLMRVKGSSRGATFNKPRAPEKQTNEGCYKCGRTDHIIKNCPQWENEWKKERVE; encoded by the exons atgagagaccacatcataggagaagactatgaactctgggacatagttaCTTATGGTCTCCTAgttactacaaagaagaatgctgaaggagtggacgtgccaaagacaagagctaaCTGTACtactgaagatttgaagaaatgggaaaagaatgccaaggccaagaaatggcttatgTGTGGAATAGGTCCAGACGAGTATAGCAGGATTCAAATTTGTTccactgctaaggagatatgggacactctacaagtggctcatgaaggaactcctcaa gaaggagaaaccatccaagagatgtacacaaggttcacaacactaacaaatgaacttaagtcttttggaagaattatccttgaacaagacaaggttgagaaaatcctgACAAGGGTTTTGccagtaacttgggaaagcaagatcacggctattcaggaatcaaagaacattgctactctgAAGTTGGATGAGTTGATTGGAAATCTCACTTCCTACGAActaagaaggcaaaccatgaagatggatgcacccaagaaggaaagaggCCTGGCTCTCAGAAAAGATAAAGGTACAGACTTAGAgaatgatgaaatggctatgatcacaaaggatttcaagaagtacctaatgagagtaaagggttcttcaagaggtgcaaccttcaacaaaccaagggctcctgaaaaacagaccaacgagggctgctacaaatgtggtaggACTGACCACATAATCAAGAATTGTCCTCAGTGGGAAaatgaatggaagaaggaaagggttgaatga